The Porites lutea chromosome 11, jaPorLute2.1, whole genome shotgun sequence genome includes a region encoding these proteins:
- the LOC140952930 gene encoding uncharacterized protein: MYRKGTYLTYNNNVIQDGPCKKILCLYTDKRYDYIVRLSSAYLCDQNNVISLRHELLQHYGTGRFDLLKSAEMCSRYVKEVGIDSVLALEDVAAPILSSLVEKYGSFAFRGPSFESVFLTINKYYTRKLLDPNPVPYCHIDLNSHLESATLENMLNEVGLPAILKPACGTGSVLIQKINSFDDLVHAIESSKKHYSSIIGSHAALSSKFLDLSRYPLALTDGLMILEKYVDGEIIELDGYVFNGKAYRWALYDLTTWPTHPNVNQMLFLPSTKPTHIQERIWDMFETVANRAADYGYDNHFMNMQLFLCKNGDVRLLEINGRMTTVCSPLCQKSLTSGDTIEAQLRLAQGEKPPPAKLTGVHSAYVSIRSTISGKANEIIDFQVAESMENVNLHTGPDEYIQPVGDGGKSVGGAYLFADSREEIWQKHRDLYKRLFKKHPIGCSN; this comes from the exons ATGTACCGTAAGGGAACTTACTTAACTTACAACAACAACGTCATACAGGACGGACCctgtaagaaaattttgtgtttataCACAGATAAAAGGTATGACTACATTGTTCGATTAAGTTCGGCATACTTGTGCGACCAGAATAATGTAATCTCGCTTCGACATGAACTACTTCAGCACTATGGTACCGGACGATTCGATTTGTTAAAAAGTGCCGAGATGTGTTCCAGGTACGTAAAAGAAGTTGGCATCGATTCTGTTCTGGCGCTTGAGGATGTCGCTGCTCCCATTTTATCTTCCCTTGTGGAAAAGTATGGCTCATTCGCTTTCCGCGGCCCCTCATTTGAATCAGTGTTCCTGACTATCAACAAGTACTACACCCGAAAGCTTCTGGATCCCAACCCTGTGCCTTACTGCCATATCGATTTGAACAGTCATCTAGAAAGTGCCACCTTAGAAAACATGCTAAACGAGGTGGGTCTCCCTGCGATTCTAAAGCCGGCTTGTGGAACTGGGTCAGTATTGATACAGAAAATTAACAGTTTTGATGATTTGGTCCACGCAATCGAGAGTAGCAAGAAACACTACAGTTCCATAATAGGCAGCCATGCTGCTTTGTCCTCCAAATTCCTTGACTTGAGCAGATATCCCTTGGCTTTGACCGATGGATTGATGATCCTGGAGAAATATGTAGATGGAGAGATCATAGAGCTGGATGG ATATGTGTTTAATGGAAAGGCATACCGCTGGGCACTATATGATTTGACAACATGGCCCACACATCCAAATGTCAATCAAATGCTGTTTCTTCCTTCCACGAAACCCACTCATATTCAAGAGAGAATCTGGGACATGTTTGAGACCGTAGCAAACAG AGCTGCTGATTATGGATATGATAACCACTTCATGAACATGCAGTTGTTCTTGTGCAAGAACGGAGATGTCAGGCTACTTGAGATTAACGGCAGAATGACTACAGTTTGTTCTCCCCTCTGCCAAAAGAGCCTCACTTCCGGTGACACAATTGAAGCGCAACTGCGCCTGGCACAAGGGGAAAAACCTCCTCCAGCAAAACTCACAGGCGTGCATTCAGCATATGTTTCTATCAGAAGCACTATTTCAGGCAAAGCAAATGAAATTATCGATTTTCAAGTTGCCGAGAGCATGGAAAATGTCAACCTTCACACTGGCCCCGATGAGTACATACAGCCCGTTGGCGACGGTGGAAAGAGtgttggaggggcttatctgtTTGCAGACAGCCGGGAAGAGATCTGGCAAAAACATCGTGATCTGTACAAACGGTTGTTTAAGAAACATCCTATTGGATGTAGCAATTAA
- the LOC140952150 gene encoding bis(5'-nucleosyl)-tetraphosphatase PrpE [asymmetrical]-like — protein MAVVTLGLKFLVDFLDKFGLIYKREVGSFLSYKLDKHQIILPPPTPHVTIDPSHIEGKRVLFIGDVHGCFDELKELYDKCTVPDQETVLVFVGDLVFKGPKTIEVIRFARETGAFAVRGNHEQSILAEILHKRMNEPVREKRKFVLDLSQEDEEFLENLPYSISIPSLNVIVVHGGLLPGVPLENQDPLGIMFIRNYQPEKFKGTSKIEDGYPWASIWSGPQHVVFGHDARRGLQLYKFASGIDSGCVYGNHLTGILVKDGVWDNRELIQVKAKQKYTPKDC, from the coding sequence ATGGCGGTCGTCACTTTAGGACTTAAATTTCTCGTAGACTTTTTGGACAAATTTGGTCTCATTTACAAGAGGGAAGTCGGATCTTTCTTAAGCTATAAGCTCGATAAACATCAAATAATCCTTCCTCCGCCAACACCTCATGTTACGATAGATCCATCGCACATTGAAGGGAAAAGGGTACTTTTCATAGGAGATGTACATGGCTGTTTTGACGAGCTCAAAGAGCTGTATGACAAATGCACAGTGCCTGACCAGGAGACTGTTTTGGTTTTCGTGGGAGATCTTGTATTCAAGGGACCAAAAACAATAGAAGTCATCCGTTTTGCGCGAGAGACTGGCGCGTTTGCTGTGCGAGGAAATCATGAGCAATCAATTTTGGCAGAAATTCTCCATAAGCGGATGAATGAACCAGTGAGAGAAAAACGCAAGTTTGTTTTGGATCTGTCTCAGGAAGACGAGGAGTTTCTAGAGAATCTTCCTTATTCTATCAGCATTCCTTCATTGAATGTAATTGTCGTGCATGGAGGCTTGCTTCCTGGGGTGCCATTGGAGAATCAAGACCCCCTTGGTATTATGTTTATAAGGAATTACCAACCGGAAAAATTCAAAGGCACGTCAAAAATAGAGGATGGATATCCCTGGGCATCCATATGGAGTGGACCTCAGCATGTTGTATTTGGACATGATGCACGGCGAGGACTGCAGTTATATAAATTTGCTTCAGGCATTGATTCTGGATGTGTGTATGGAAATCATTTGACTGGTATCCTGGTCAAGGATGGGGTTTGGGACAACAGGGAATTAATCCAGGTCAAGGCAAAGCAAAAGTATACTCCAAAAGACTGCTGA